One segment of Streptomyces sp. YIM 121038 DNA contains the following:
- a CDS encoding N-acetylmuramoyl-L-alanine amidase: MAPPLSPTAFRNAIAGEGVDVVGVGNWPEHNRNHKGPWGPIHGIMIHHTVTSGTAHSVAMCRDGHAALPGPLCHGVIDKSGRVHLVGYGRANHAGLGDDDVLAAVTAERSPLPADNEANTDGNRYFYGFECINLGDGDDPWPEVQIEAIARTAAGICRKHGWDERSVIGHLEWQPGKVDPRGPIGKKGGPALTMAKIRARVAELLDDDTPPTKPPTPGKPKPYTPPRFPAGLAPGRTRPSARPLQRALKAAGYLAKSVPEADAYGPQTQTAVAKFHNAHPAYRAAGKSHDPAIGPRGWAALHRLAYAK; the protein is encoded by the coding sequence ATGGCTCCTCCCCTGTCCCCGACCGCGTTCCGCAACGCCATCGCGGGCGAAGGCGTCGACGTCGTCGGCGTCGGCAACTGGCCCGAGCACAACCGCAACCACAAGGGCCCGTGGGGGCCCATACACGGCATCATGATCCACCACACGGTGACGTCCGGCACCGCGCACTCGGTCGCCATGTGCCGCGACGGACACGCGGCCCTGCCCGGCCCGCTGTGCCATGGCGTCATCGACAAGAGCGGCCGCGTGCACCTGGTCGGCTACGGCCGCGCCAACCACGCCGGTTTGGGCGACGACGACGTCCTCGCCGCGGTCACCGCCGAGCGCTCGCCGCTGCCCGCCGACAATGAGGCGAACACCGACGGCAACCGCTACTTCTACGGCTTCGAGTGCATCAACCTCGGCGACGGCGACGACCCGTGGCCCGAGGTCCAGATCGAGGCCATCGCCCGCACCGCCGCCGGGATCTGCCGCAAGCACGGGTGGGACGAGCGATCCGTGATCGGCCACCTTGAGTGGCAGCCCGGCAAGGTCGACCCCCGCGGCCCGATCGGCAAGAAGGGCGGGCCCGCCCTCACCATGGCCAAGATCCGCGCGCGCGTCGCCGAGCTGCTCGACGACGACACCCCGCCGACCAAGCCGCCGACCCCGGGCAAGCCCAAGCCCTACACCCCGCCGCGCTTCCCGGCGGGCCTTGCCCCGGGCCGCACCCGCCCCTCGGCGCGGCCGCTCCAGCGCGCGCTGAAGGCCGCCGGATACCTCGCCAAGAGCGTGCCCGAGGCCGACGCCTACGGCCCCCAGACCCAAACCGCCGTGGCCAAGTTCCACAACGCCCACCCCGCCTACCGCGCCGCTGGCAAGTCCCACGACCCCGCCATCGGCCCGCGCGGATGGGCCGCCCTGCACCGCCTCGCCTACGCCAAGTAG
- a CDS encoding transcriptional regulator, whose translation MGTPNDELAYWLGRSGISRKGLARLVQSKVHEWGQPNIAPNATSVRRWLEGEKPRAPVPDILAAVFSRHFGWRLMTYDLGLGDGSSVDAALAYDPSFAATVEVVADLGRADVDRRAFLSAAPFAAVAGVGPSRDWLVATLDQEPEPGPRVRLEDVSAVKNMFSTFQKMDVLQGGGSGRLVLAEYMNQHVYPLLRRSHVDTVRRALCEAAAEQTYLLGWMAFDNGEHSVAQRYLIQALRLAQESRNAPLGAHVLAGMADQATLLGDPAEGRRLAQAGRHGLSKADSPACLADLWCLEGRALALLGEKKAAARAVVQSEHSYERADLAEEADWAAFIDPAYLHGEHANTMRDLGEAKAAEEHASRSIEHAEKQNRARRGAMSQAALAVSYLQRRDLEKAHAAGLRTLKLSGQVKSSRALEAVQDLQRRMEPFGGHRLVADFNARARELVTAA comes from the coding sequence ATGGGAACGCCGAACGACGAACTCGCGTACTGGCTTGGACGCTCGGGGATCAGCCGTAAAGGCTTGGCGCGCCTCGTGCAATCAAAGGTGCATGAGTGGGGGCAACCGAATATCGCTCCCAACGCGACCAGTGTTCGGCGCTGGTTGGAAGGTGAGAAGCCGCGCGCACCTGTTCCTGACATTCTGGCCGCGGTGTTCTCAAGGCACTTCGGTTGGCGCCTCATGACATACGACCTTGGGCTCGGCGACGGAAGTTCAGTCGATGCCGCCCTCGCCTACGACCCGTCGTTCGCAGCTACCGTGGAAGTCGTAGCCGACCTGGGGAGAGCTGACGTGGATCGACGAGCGTTTCTATCAGCCGCACCGTTCGCCGCGGTGGCCGGTGTCGGTCCCTCGCGGGACTGGCTCGTGGCCACCCTTGACCAGGAACCCGAACCAGGCCCGCGGGTGCGGCTGGAAGACGTGTCCGCGGTAAAGAACATGTTCAGCACGTTCCAGAAGATGGACGTCCTACAGGGCGGCGGGTCTGGGCGCCTGGTGCTTGCCGAGTACATGAACCAACACGTCTACCCGTTGTTGCGGCGGTCGCACGTCGACACCGTGCGGCGCGCACTGTGCGAGGCCGCTGCCGAACAGACGTATCTACTCGGGTGGATGGCCTTTGACAACGGCGAGCACTCCGTCGCGCAGCGCTACCTAATCCAGGCGCTACGCCTTGCGCAGGAGTCGCGTAACGCTCCCCTCGGTGCGCACGTCCTAGCTGGTATGGCCGATCAAGCAACGCTGCTCGGTGACCCTGCCGAGGGGCGGCGCCTGGCCCAGGCGGGCCGACATGGGCTGTCGAAAGCTGATTCGCCCGCCTGCCTCGCTGATCTGTGGTGCCTGGAAGGGCGGGCGCTGGCACTGCTCGGCGAGAAGAAGGCGGCGGCCCGCGCGGTTGTGCAGTCGGAACACTCGTACGAGCGGGCAGACTTGGCGGAGGAGGCGGACTGGGCGGCGTTCATCGATCCGGCCTACCTGCACGGTGAACATGCAAACACCATGCGGGACTTGGGCGAGGCAAAGGCCGCCGAGGAGCACGCGAGCCGATCGATCGAGCACGCTGAGAAGCAGAACCGGGCCCGACGGGGTGCCATGTCGCAAGCGGCGCTAGCGGTGTCTTACCTGCAACGGCGGGACCTTGAAAAGGCGCACGCGGCAGGGCTTCGGACGCTGAAGCTGTCGGGACAGGTGAAGTCGTCGCGCGCGCTAGAGGCCGTGCAAGATCTACAGCGGCGCATGGAGCCCTTCGGTGGTCACCGCTTGGTTGCCGACTTCAACGCGCGGGCGCGAGAGCTGGTCACTGCGGCGTAG
- a CDS encoding ATP-binding protein yields MIKQRRDPVPCYATPNGPPAQAMIPADDEAPARARAYVRDLLDHDDQPLSDDRRDEVVLIVSELVTNAYRYGTEPGDSLLVVVMTTSERVRIEVHDPSRRRPHMRTESGERSRGRGLHIVHALAARWDVVDRPLGKAVWAEVTR; encoded by the coding sequence ATGATCAAACAACGGCGGGACCCGGTGCCCTGCTACGCCACACCCAACGGTCCCCCGGCGCAGGCGATGATCCCCGCGGACGACGAAGCACCCGCGCGGGCCCGCGCGTACGTGCGCGACCTCTTAGACCACGACGACCAGCCGCTGAGTGACGACCGGCGCGACGAAGTCGTACTCATCGTTTCGGAACTCGTCACGAACGCCTACCGCTACGGCACCGAGCCGGGCGACTCCCTGCTCGTCGTCGTCATGACGACGTCGGAGCGTGTGCGCATCGAGGTACACGACCCCAGCCGCAGACGCCCGCACATGAGAACCGAATCAGGGGAGCGCTCCCGCGGGCGCGGCCTGCACATCGTTCACGCACTCGCGGCGCGGTGGGACGTCGTTGACCGGCCGCTCGGTAAAGCCGTATGGGCGGAGGTAACACGATGA
- a CDS encoding NUDIX hydrolase has translation MTATVLITDPSDRLLIVRSARGGTWHLPGGSVEQGESPLDAARREVREEIGLNLDLSEHHLFAVEWLQATRPGRRDRLALVFAGPVLTPADTAHVVLQSDEIDDWGWQAPETALQLLHPALATRIRGPLLTPGSAHYRESRTERTPRP, from the coding sequence GTGACCGCCACGGTCCTCATCACAGACCCCAGTGATCGACTGCTGATCGTCCGATCCGCCCGCGGGGGCACGTGGCACCTCCCCGGGGGCAGCGTTGAGCAAGGCGAGTCGCCCCTCGACGCCGCACGCCGGGAAGTCCGGGAAGAGATCGGCCTCAACCTCGACCTCAGCGAGCACCACCTGTTCGCCGTCGAGTGGCTACAGGCCACCCGTCCCGGACGCCGGGACCGCCTCGCCCTGGTCTTCGCGGGCCCCGTACTGACGCCAGCAGACACAGCGCACGTCGTATTGCAGTCCGACGAGATCGACGACTGGGGATGGCAAGCCCCGGAAACCGCGCTCCAGCTACTTCACCCGGCACTCGCAACACGGATACGGGGACCGCTCCTGACCCCTGGATCGGCCCACTACCGTGAATCACGAACCGAGAGGACTCCCCGCCCATGA